From Stenotrophomonas nitritireducens, the proteins below share one genomic window:
- a CDS encoding GNAT family N-acetyltransferase: protein MNLQIRPETADDGAAIEAVTIAAFADAAHSSHTEQFIVAALRREGQLSVSLVAERAGVIVGHVAASPVTINDAHVGWYGLGPVSVIPLLHGQGIGTQLVKSALDLLRRHGATGCVVLGDPAYYRRFGFEATPSLVLPGVPAEYFQALSFDGALPEGTVAYHAAFSAVE, encoded by the coding sequence ATGAACCTGCAGATCCGCCCTGAAACCGCCGATGACGGCGCTGCCATTGAAGCAGTGACCATCGCCGCGTTTGCAGACGCCGCACACAGCAGCCACACCGAGCAGTTCATCGTGGCCGCGCTGCGTCGCGAAGGACAGCTCAGCGTTTCCCTGGTTGCCGAACGCGCCGGTGTCATTGTTGGCCATGTCGCTGCATCGCCGGTCACCATCAACGATGCCCACGTTGGCTGGTATGGCTTGGGCCCGGTGTCGGTAATTCCGTTACTGCATGGCCAAGGCATTGGCACGCAGCTGGTGAAGTCTGCGCTTGATCTGCTTCGCCGGCACGGCGCGACAGGCTGCGTGGTATTGGGTGATCCGGCTTATTACCGACGGTTTGGGTTCGAAGCGACGCCTTCGCTGGTGCTGCCGGGCGTGCCAGCCGAGTATTTCCAGGCCCTTTCGTTTGACGGCGCTCTGCCCGAGGGGACGGTCGCCTATCACGCCGCGTTCTCCGCGGTGGAATAG
- a CDS encoding lysozyme inhibitor LprI family protein, whose amino-acid sequence MIRALTIALLLSPTLAWAESPARPDHQQVYNDCLAEAGGINNGTVDACSSAASASAKAEMTRLYRALYSRLLAENAEDAEQLERAQKAWLVYRDLHCQLAGSYVGSPMYSFCPMQLNISRVGELRELVGESSSP is encoded by the coding sequence ATGATCCGCGCGTTGACTATCGCCCTGCTGCTGTCACCAACCCTCGCTTGGGCCGAGTCGCCGGCGCGGCCGGATCATCAGCAGGTCTACAACGACTGCCTTGCAGAAGCCGGCGGCATCAACAACGGTACGGTCGATGCGTGCTCCAGCGCAGCTTCTGCAAGCGCCAAGGCCGAGATGACCCGCCTGTACCGCGCGCTTTACAGCCGGCTGCTGGCCGAGAACGCGGAGGATGCCGAACAACTGGAGCGCGCCCAGAAGGCCTGGCTGGTCTACCGCGACCTGCACTGCCAGCTTGCCGGCTCCTACGTGGGTTCACCGATGTATTCGTTCTGCCCGATGCAGTTGAACATCAGTAGGGTAGGCGAGCTGCGTGAACTGGTTGGGGAGTCTTCATCTCCGTAG